A stretch of the Capsicum annuum cultivar UCD-10X-F1 chromosome 10, UCD10Xv1.1, whole genome shotgun sequence genome encodes the following:
- the LOC107843471 gene encoding laccase-17, with the protein MAPPITFPSLVPMAMLIIAFLALCLIPQPAQAITRHYEFNITMQNVTRLCHTKSIVTVNGKFPGPRIVTREGDRLLIKVINHVPNNITLHWHGVRQLRNGWADGPAYITQCPIQTGQTYVYNYTIVGQRGTLWWHAHISWLRSTVYGPLIILPKENVSYPFVKPYKEVPIILGEWFNADPEAIISQALQTGGGPNVSDAYTINGLPGPLYNCSAKDTFKLKVKPGKTYLLRMINGALNDELFFSIANHTLTVVEADALYIKPFDTETLLLTPGQTTNVLLKTKSEYPDATFLMSARPYVTGQGTFDNSTVAGILEYESPTLHSTKSVKKIPLFKPVLPPLNDTTFAANFSKRFRSLANSQFPANVPQNVDKRLFFTVGLGTNPCDKNQTCQGPNGTKFAASINNVSFVQPTIALLQSHFSGQSKGVYSPFFPVNPLNWFNYTGNPPNNTMVNNGTKVLVLPFNTSVELIMQDTSILGAESHPLHLHGFNFFVVGQGFGNFDPNKDPAKFNLIDPVERNTIGVPSGGWVAIRFLADNPGVWFMHCHLEVHTSWGLKMAWLVLDGKLPNQKLIPPPSDLPQC; encoded by the exons ATGGCTCCTCCTATTACTTTTCCATCATTAGTTCCCATGGCAATGTTGATCATTGCTTTTCTAGCATTATGTCTAATCCCTCAGCCTGCACAAGCCATCACCAGACACTATGAGTTCAAT ATTACAATGCAAAATGTGACAAGATTATGTCATACAAAGAGCATAGTGACAGTCAATGGAAAATTCCCAGGGCCTCGTATTGTGACAAGGGAGGGTGATCGTCTACTTATAAAAGTCATCAACCATGTTCCCAACAATATTACCCTTCATTG GCATGGAGTTAGACAACTTCGTAATGGATGGGCAGATGGACCAGCATACATAACACAATGCCCCATTCAAACTGGCCAAACTTATGTATACAATTACACAATTGTTGGGCAAAGAGGGACTTTGTGGTGGCATGCACATATTTCATGGCTAAGATCTACTGTTTATGGTCCTCTAATTATCCTTCCAAAGGAAAATGTATCTTACCCTTTTGTTAAACCATACAAGGAAGTCCCTATCATCTTAG GAGAATGGTTCAATGCTGATCCTGAGGCCATTATTAGCCAAGCACTACAAACTGGTGGAGGCCCAAATGTCTCTGATGCCTACACCATCAATGGCCTTCCAGGGCCCTTGTACAATTGCTCCGCAAAAG ATACATTTAAGCTAAAGGTCAAGCCAGGAAAAACATACCTACTACGTATGATCAATGGTGCACTGAATGATGAGCTTTTCTTCAGCATTGCAAATCATACACTCACAGTAGTTGAAGCTGATGCATTATACATCAAACCATTTGACACTGAAACACTACTTCTAACACCAGGACAAACCACAAATGTACTTTTGAAAACCAAATCTGAATACCCTGATGCCACTTTTCTCATGTCTGCTAGACCCTATGTCACTGGCCAAGGCACATTTGACAACTCCACTGTTGCTGGAATTCTTGAATACGAATCGCCAACGCTTCATTCGActaaatcagtgaagaaaatTCCCCTATTTAAGCCTGTTTTACCTCCCCTAAATGATACTACCTTTGCTGCTAATTTCAGTAAAAGGTTTCGGAGTCTGGCAAACTCTCAATTTCCTGCTAACGTACCACAAAACGTTGACAAACGTTTGTTTTTCACAGTAGGCCTTGGCACGAACCCTTGTGACAAGAACCAAACTTGTCAAGGTCCTAACGGGACCAAATTCGCAGCATCGATTAATAACGTTTCATTTGTACAACCTACAATTGCTCTACTccaatctcatttttctggacaATCAAAGGGTGTTTATAGTCCTTTTTTTCCTGTCAATCCTTTGAATTGGTTCAATTATACAGGGAATCCTCCAAATAACACAATGGTTAATAATGGTACTAAAGTTTTGGTACTTCCTTTTAATACTAGTGTTGAGCTAATCATGCAAGATACAAGCATTCTTGGTGCTGAAAGTCATCCTCTTCACCTTCATGGCTTCAATTTCTTTGTTGTTGGCCAAGGTTTTGGCAACTTTGACCCTAATAAGGATCCTGCTAAATTCAATCTCATTGACCCTGTTGAGAGAAATACTATAGGTGTGCCATCTGGCGGTTGGGTCGCTATTCGATTTTTAGCTGATAATCCAG GTGTTTGGTTTATGCATTGTCACTTGGAAGTGCATACAAGTTGGGGATTGAAGATGGCATGGCTTGTTTTAGATGGAAAGCTTCCCAATCAAAAACTCATTCCACCTCCATCTGATCTTCCTCAGTGCTAA
- the LOC107843472 gene encoding probable protein S-acyltransferase 16 has product MKRGSVFSFHVTVVIAAIAFIYFSTVFVFIDEWFGLWSSPGMLNAVFFTVVAVMCIYNYALAIYTDPGQVPSSFVPDVEHPDHIVHEIKRKGGDLRYCQKCSLYKPPRTHHCRICNRCVLRMDHHCVWMNNCVGHANYKIFFIFVMYAVVACIYSLVLLAGSITVDSSKDDLQSEGSYRVVYIISGLTLVPLSLALGFFLGWHFYLILQNKTTIEYQEGVRAMCVAEKGGYVYSHPYDIGAYENLISVLGPNVLCWPFPSTKHIDSGLRFRTSFDSIPGTPASK; this is encoded by the exons ATGAAACGTGGCAGCGTGTTCTCGTTCCACGTCACCGTCGTCATAGCTGCCATTGCCTTCATTTACTTTTCAACGGTGTTTGTTTTCATTGATGAGTGGTTTGGTCTTTGGTCTTCTCCCGGTATGCTTAACGCCGTTTTCTTCACCGTCGTAGCTGTTATGTGCATTTACAATTATGCCCTTGCTATATATACCGATCCGGGTCAAGTTCCTAGCTCCTTTGTACCTGACGTTGAACATCCTGATCACATTGTTCATGAGATCAAACGCAAG GGTGGGGATTTGAGATACTGCCAAAAGTGTTCCCTTTATAAGCCTCCACGTACTCATCATTGTCGTATATGTAACAGATGTGTACTACGAATG GATCACCATTGCGTGTGGATGAATAATTGTGTGGGCCATGCAAACTACAAGATCTTCTTCATCTTTGTTATGTATGCTGTTGTTGCTTGCATATATTCCCTG GTTTTGCTTGCTGGTAGCATAACTGTAGACTCTTCAAAGGACGACCTGCAAAGTGAAGGCTCTTACAGAGTTGTATAT ATTATCTCCGGACTTACACTAGTCCCTCTAAGTTTGGCACTGGGCTTCTTCCTAGGTTGGCATTTTTACCTGATTTtgcaaaacaaaacaacaattgaG TACCAAGAAGGTGTGAGAGCGATGTGTGTTGCTGAAAAGGGAGGTTATGTGTATTCACACCCATATGATATTGGTGCATACGAGAATTTGATATCA GTTCTAGGTCCAAATGTCCTTTGCTGGCCATTCCCCTCCACAAAACATATTGATTCTGGCCTTCGGTTCCGGACATCATTTGATAGCATACCTGGGACGCCAGCATCAAAATGA